A genomic segment from Stenotrophomonas maltophilia encodes:
- a CDS encoding TonB-dependent receptor, giving the protein MRHALLHRPLLTLAIAAALPALAHAEDTPSADAATSADAARSVVALDQVIVTAQKRATNLQETPISVSVVDAEALKDRSAISLGSLSDGSIPSLRVTPFATRSSALNIGIRGIGASGDANQPARDAGVGIYVDGVFMGRAQGLGNMLYDVERIEVLKGPQGTLFGRNTEGGAVSIVTKAPTGEFGGSVSAGVSNFSGYNSALHLDLPKVGDVSFKIDAVQAKRGGTTDNPMRGERDFNSYDKRGARLSALWQPSDDFSLLYAFDRSYDATTPYHTQVLVPGAYLSPLQKAGASLDRRDSAILGGPQDDNIGRTSGHLLNLSWVLNDNLELKSISSYRELTQGQFDMGLVDAISAYGGAGTPFGRYSLAQVYQHQYSQEFQLIGNTSQVQFLGGAFYYHETAGDNAQTPNMLVWGPGGNNYTVNPATNPLDLSRVRIDRASKAWTDSLGVFGQATWTPEALQRLHLTAGGRYTRDDKKGSLYIVNGAATNLAFKDRWSRFDPMVNIAYDLGEHAMVYAKYSTGFKAGGANSRSTNYTAFGPEEVTAYELGFKSQFWDNRARLNLAVFDSTIAHKQMDFSLPFDPNSGETRTTMVTTNALSDGKSRGAELEFNVMPVDNLTLGLNYAYTKIDAQTATDPFGAGVQVTVQPLLAPKNAGSLSVDYLVPFANFSALKFHVDGNWSDGYYTSEYDQMLTDSSFVVNARVALVDVPVNSTGTTMSFSLWARNLLDEQHLFYKINSAALGQSGIFNDPRTFGLEMAVNF; this is encoded by the coding sequence ATGCGCCACGCCCTGTTGCACCGCCCGCTGCTCACCCTCGCCATTGCCGCCGCTCTGCCGGCGCTGGCCCATGCCGAAGACACGCCCAGCGCCGACGCTGCCACTTCCGCCGATGCCGCGCGCAGCGTGGTCGCCCTCGACCAGGTGATTGTGACTGCGCAGAAACGCGCCACCAACCTGCAGGAGACACCAATCTCGGTATCGGTGGTCGATGCCGAAGCGCTGAAGGACCGCAGCGCGATTTCGCTGGGCAGCCTGTCCGATGGCTCCATCCCATCGCTGCGGGTCACGCCGTTCGCTACCCGCAGTTCGGCGCTGAACATCGGCATCCGCGGCATCGGCGCCTCCGGCGACGCCAACCAGCCGGCGCGCGACGCCGGTGTCGGCATCTACGTCGATGGGGTGTTCATGGGCCGCGCACAGGGCCTGGGCAACATGCTCTACGACGTGGAGCGCATCGAAGTGTTGAAGGGCCCGCAGGGCACGCTGTTCGGCCGCAATACCGAAGGCGGCGCGGTGAGCATCGTGACCAAGGCGCCCACCGGTGAATTCGGCGGCAGCGTCAGCGCTGGCGTGTCCAATTTCAGCGGCTACAACAGTGCGCTGCACCTGGACCTGCCCAAGGTGGGCGATGTCAGCTTCAAGATTGACGCCGTGCAGGCCAAGCGCGGTGGCACCACCGACAACCCGATGCGCGGCGAGCGTGACTTCAACAGCTACGACAAGCGCGGCGCACGCCTGAGTGCGCTGTGGCAGCCGAGCGATGATTTCTCGTTGCTGTACGCGTTCGACCGCTCCTACGACGCCACTACGCCGTACCACACCCAGGTGCTGGTGCCGGGCGCCTACCTCAGCCCGCTGCAGAAGGCCGGCGCCAGCCTGGACCGCCGCGACAGCGCAATCCTCGGTGGACCGCAGGATGACAACATCGGCCGCACCAGTGGCCATCTGTTGAACCTGTCGTGGGTGTTGAATGACAACCTGGAGCTGAAGTCGATCAGTTCCTACCGCGAACTGACCCAGGGCCAGTTCGACATGGGCCTGGTCGATGCGATTTCCGCCTATGGTGGCGCCGGCACGCCATTCGGTCGTTACAGCCTGGCGCAGGTCTACCAGCACCAGTACAGCCAGGAGTTCCAGCTGATCGGCAACACCTCGCAGGTGCAGTTCCTCGGCGGTGCGTTCTACTACCACGAAACCGCCGGTGACAATGCGCAGACCCCGAACATGCTGGTGTGGGGGCCGGGTGGCAACAACTACACGGTGAACCCGGCGACCAATCCGCTGGATCTCTCGCGGGTACGCATCGACCGCGCCAGCAAGGCGTGGACCGACAGCCTGGGTGTGTTCGGCCAGGCCACGTGGACGCCGGAAGCACTGCAGCGCCTGCACCTGACTGCAGGCGGCCGCTACACCCGCGATGACAAGAAGGGCAGCCTGTACATCGTCAACGGCGCGGCGACGAATCTCGCCTTCAAGGACCGCTGGAGCCGCTTCGACCCGATGGTCAACATCGCCTACGACCTCGGCGAGCACGCAATGGTCTATGCCAAATACAGCACCGGCTTCAAGGCCGGCGGTGCCAACTCGCGCTCCACCAACTACACCGCGTTCGGTCCGGAAGAAGTAACAGCCTATGAGCTGGGCTTCAAATCGCAGTTCTGGGACAACCGCGCGCGCCTGAACCTGGCCGTGTTCGATTCGACCATCGCACACAAGCAGATGGACTTCTCGCTACCGTTCGACCCGAACAGCGGTGAAACCCGTACCACCATGGTCACCACCAATGCGCTGAGCGATGGCAAGTCGCGTGGCGCGGAGCTGGAGTTCAACGTGATGCCGGTCGACAACCTCACGCTCGGCCTCAACTACGCCTACACGAAGATCGATGCGCAGACCGCGACCGACCCGTTCGGCGCAGGGGTGCAGGTGACCGTGCAGCCGCTGCTGGCGCCGAAGAACGCGGGCAGCCTGTCGGTCGACTATCTGGTGCCATTCGCCAATTTCTCGGCGCTGAAGTTTCATGTGGATGGCAACTGGTCCGATGGTTACTACACCAGCGAATACGACCAGATGCTCACCGACAGTTCGTTCGTGGTGAATGCACGGGTGGCGCTGGTGGACGTTCCGGTCAACAGCACCGGCACCACGATGTCGTTCTCGTTGTGGGCACGCAACCTGCTGGATGAGCAGCACCTGTTCTACAAGATCAACAGCGCGGCGCTGGGCCAGAGCGGCATCTTCAACGACCCGCGTACCTTCGGCCTGGAAATGGCCGTCAACTTCTGA
- a CDS encoding cation diffusion facilitator family transporter — protein sequence MSAPTGSRLVIYAALAGNLAIAVAKFIAAGISGSSAMLSEGVHSLVDTLNEVLLLYGLRRAGKAPDPVHPFGYGRELYFWSFIVALLVFAAGAGVSAYEGIQHIRQPEPASNHALSYSVLGISILFEGASWWVALREFRRTKGKLGYFEAFRRSKDPSTFTVLLEDSAALLGLGFALIGLLAAQLLEMPVLDGVASLCIAGVLAATAFLLARETKGLLVGEPAHPAVAERIMAVAETDPDLRRANGVTTMQMGPEQVVAMLSAEFEDDRQTPQIEACITRIETAVKREYPELVALFIKPQTPEVYASRRAALAAPPAQE from the coding sequence ATGTCCGCCCCCACCGGCTCCCGTCTCGTCATCTATGCAGCCCTTGCGGGCAATCTGGCCATCGCCGTGGCCAAATTCATCGCAGCCGGCATCTCCGGCAGCTCGGCCATGCTCAGCGAGGGCGTGCATTCACTGGTCGACACCCTCAATGAGGTACTGCTGCTGTACGGCCTGCGTCGTGCAGGCAAGGCCCCTGACCCGGTACATCCCTTCGGCTATGGCCGCGAGCTGTACTTCTGGAGCTTCATCGTCGCCCTGCTGGTGTTCGCGGCCGGTGCCGGCGTCTCGGCCTACGAGGGCATCCAGCACATCCGCCAGCCGGAACCGGCCAGCAACCACGCGCTGAGCTACAGCGTGCTGGGCATCTCCATCCTGTTCGAGGGTGCTTCCTGGTGGGTGGCGCTGCGGGAATTCCGGCGTACCAAGGGCAAACTCGGCTACTTCGAAGCCTTCCGCCGCAGCAAGGACCCGTCCACCTTCACCGTGTTGCTGGAGGACAGTGCCGCCCTTCTGGGCCTGGGCTTCGCGCTGATCGGGCTGCTGGCCGCCCAGCTGCTGGAAATGCCGGTGCTTGATGGCGTTGCGTCACTGTGCATCGCCGGCGTGCTGGCCGCAACGGCCTTCCTTCTGGCGCGTGAGACCAAGGGCCTGCTGGTCGGAGAGCCTGCCCACCCCGCGGTGGCCGAGCGGATCATGGCGGTGGCCGAAACCGATCCGGACCTGCGTCGTGCGAACGGCGTGACCACCATGCAGATGGGGCCGGAACAGGTCGTGGCCATGCTCAGCGCCGAGTTCGAGGACGATCGGCAGACCCCGCAGATCGAAGCCTGCATCACCCGCATCGAAACGGCGGTGAAGCGTGAGTATCCGGAACTGGTTGCACTGTTCATCAAACCACAGACACCCGAGGTCTATGCCTCCCGCCGCGCGGCACTGGCCGCTCCGCCTGCGCAGGAATGA
- a CDS encoding DNA-3-methyladenine glycosylase has translation MPDWLPASLQILPRRFYQRLSTDVAPELLNKLLVRDDGRAARIVEVEAYAGSIDPAAHSYRGQTPRTASMFGEAGHLYVYFTYGMHWGSNVVCGETGEGVAVLLRAAEPLAGLERMRELRPAARRDHDLASGPGKLSQAFGLDRSFDGADLVKGSHGIVIASDGVPPPRDPVVGPRIGITRAVDFPWRWHVRDHRHVSVRPSRVPRKS, from the coding sequence GTGCCGGACTGGTTGCCCGCTTCACTGCAGATCCTTCCGCGCCGCTTCTACCAGCGCCTGTCTACCGACGTTGCGCCGGAGCTGCTCAACAAGCTGCTGGTGCGCGACGATGGTCGCGCGGCGCGCATCGTCGAAGTCGAGGCCTATGCCGGCAGCATCGATCCGGCGGCGCACTCCTATCGCGGGCAAACGCCGCGCACCGCCAGCATGTTCGGTGAGGCCGGCCATCTGTATGTCTACTTCACCTACGGCATGCACTGGGGCAGCAACGTGGTCTGCGGCGAAACCGGCGAAGGCGTGGCCGTCCTGCTGCGCGCCGCCGAGCCATTGGCGGGGCTGGAACGAATGCGCGAGCTGCGCCCGGCGGCTCGACGTGACCATGATCTGGCCAGCGGCCCCGGCAAGCTCTCGCAGGCCTTCGGGCTGGACCGCAGCTTCGATGGCGCAGACCTGGTGAAAGGCAGCCACGGCATTGTCATTGCCAGCGATGGCGTACCTCCCCCCAGGGATCCGGTGGTCGGGCCCCGCATCGGCATCACCCGTGCAGTGGACTTTCCCTGGCGCTGGCATGTTCGCGACCACCGTCACGTTTCGGTGCGCCCTTCTCGCGTGCCCCGCAAATCCTGA
- a CDS encoding TetR/AcrR family transcriptional regulator, with protein MTPKTAVAAPADAPAAAHAEAQRRRILDAAQKCFITRGFHAGSIGDIAAEAEISQGLMYRYFANKRALILALIERQLRHDQASISEMPAASDLVDGLLECYQQWARGEVLPIHGNAIASVALYAEINAEAHRDPVLAGVLRTHDKQTSAAIQAWLRQRDASLGRALDEEQIAGRTLLLRLLVEGLAMRAVRDPDLPPARVRALLADAIGRVMAD; from the coding sequence ATGACGCCGAAAACCGCCGTAGCCGCACCCGCTGATGCCCCCGCCGCCGCCCATGCCGAAGCCCAGCGCCGGCGCATCCTCGACGCCGCCCAGAAGTGCTTCATCACCCGTGGTTTCCATGCCGGTTCGATCGGCGATATCGCCGCCGAGGCCGAGATCAGCCAGGGGCTGATGTACCGCTATTTCGCCAACAAGCGCGCCCTGATCCTGGCCCTGATCGAGCGCCAGCTGCGCCATGACCAGGCCTCGATCAGCGAAATGCCGGCGGCGTCCGATCTGGTTGATGGGCTGCTGGAGTGCTACCAGCAATGGGCACGCGGCGAGGTGCTGCCGATCCATGGCAATGCCATCGCCAGCGTGGCGCTGTATGCGGAGATCAACGCCGAGGCGCATCGCGACCCGGTGCTGGCGGGGGTGCTGCGCACCCATGACAAGCAGACCAGTGCTGCCATCCAGGCCTGGCTGCGCCAGCGCGATGCAAGCCTTGGCCGGGCACTTGACGAAGAGCAGATTGCCGGCCGGACCCTGCTGCTGCGGCTGCTGGTGGAAGGCCTGGCGATGCGTGCGGTACGCGATCCGGACCTGCCGCCGGCGCGGGTGCGCGCCCTGCTGGCCGATGCCATCGGGCGGGTGATGGCCGATTGA
- a CDS encoding AprI/Inh family metalloprotease inhibitor, whose translation MAAVLARTCLLALCCLALPALAQDASFGFGQQTTRTDQTTQSSSTEVQNSGSMSTQTTTSDSSQSESRSESKGIDVGFGFRDNNHDWRDDRDIRDSDLFGSWTLGQENGSTCTIELKNMAWFGGYSAYVPAGCPDGFFSANRWVLSGNQLLLTDTSNTVFGRFRASGGGRWTGYRESDGARLYLNPKGR comes from the coding sequence ATGGCCGCCGTGCTCGCCCGTACCTGCCTGCTCGCGCTGTGCTGCCTGGCCCTGCCCGCCCTCGCCCAGGACGCCTCGTTCGGCTTCGGCCAGCAGACCACCCGCACCGACCAGACCACCCAATCGAGCAGCACCGAGGTCCAGAACAGTGGCTCGATGAGCACGCAGACCACCACCAGTGACAGCTCGCAATCCGAGTCGCGCAGCGAAAGCAAAGGTATCGACGTGGGCTTCGGCTTCCGTGACAACAACCACGACTGGCGCGATGACCGCGATATACGCGACAGCGATCTGTTCGGCAGCTGGACACTGGGCCAGGAGAACGGCAGCACCTGTACCATCGAGCTGAAGAACATGGCGTGGTTCGGTGGCTACAGCGCCTATGTGCCTGCCGGCTGCCCGGATGGCTTCTTCTCGGCCAACCGCTGGGTGCTGTCGGGCAACCAGCTGCTGCTGACCGACACCAGCAACACCGTATTCGGGCGCTTCCGTGCCTCGGGAGGTGGGCGCTGGACGGGGTACCGTGAATCGGATGGCGCGCGCTTGTATCTCAATCCCAAGGGGCGCTGA